The DNA sequence GGCCCCTGCGGAACTCCTACTTCCGGGTGGAGAAGCGGCATGCGGTTCTCAAAGGATTTGAGGACACGGGGCTGCTTCCTGGCGCGCAGAACCGCGTCGTTGTGAAAGATGCCCCGGAGGCGCCACTGGTGCGCATCGCTCCCTTTCCCGCATTCCCTCCGGAGATGGTGTATCCGCGAGATTCGAAATCCGCTGGGCCCGAGATGTTCGTGCACGACGCGCCCGGCCGCCTGGTTTACTTCCCGTCCGACATCGACCGGACGCTGTGGCGCAGTTGGAATCCCGACCTCTCGAAACTCCTGGCCAACGCAGTGCGCTGGGCGTCGGGCGACAGCCTGGGCGCCCAGGTAGAAGGCACCGGTCTGGTCGACATCTTCTACTGGGAGACGGAAGCCGGGTTGGCGTTGCACATCCTCAACTACACCAACCCCGCCCTGATGCGCGGCCCGGTGCGTGAGGTGTTTCCGATTGGTGCCCAGAAGGCGCGGCTGGAGGTACCGAAGGGATTCAAGCCCCGCGTAGTTGAGGCCCTGGCGGCACAGACTCAACTGGCCTTCCGGGTGGTGGAAGGCCAGTTGGAGTTCGAGGTGCCGTCCGTGGGTGAGTACGAGGTAGTCGCCATCACCTGATGGCGGTCATCGCTTGGTCTGGTCGAAGCTCACACGGATACCGGTGGTGAAGATGGTATCGTTGCCAGTGTTCCCGAACACAGGATTCGAGATGTAGCGGTCGCTGAAGCCGAAGTTCAACTCCAGCCACTTCATCACGGGAACGCTGGCGGTTGCATCGAAGTTCATGCGGTATTCGCCGGTTTCGCTCAGATTCGGGAAGAGCGAGAGTTTCTCATAGAGCTTCAGCTTGCTCAGCGCCTGATAGGCCATCTCTTGGCCCACCACGACTTCACCGATCTGCCGCGTGATGGAGGGCGTATCCGTTTGTGAGTACTTCTCACGGTTCCAGTTGCCGCCGCCAAACACATCCAGGTAGCCCTTCTTCCCGACCCAGGCGTGGTAGCCGAAGCCGCCGCCGACAACCACCCGGAGGTCCAGGTTCTGGAACTTGTCGTAGTCGTAGCCATTGTTGCCGTAGACGAACATCCGTTTGCTGACATCCCGGTCGATGCGGAAGCCTCCGCTCACTTTGTTGGCCGTCTGGCCGTGCGGCAGAGTGGTGCTTTGCGTGGCGTAGAGTTGGGCAAAGTTGAGAGTGATCTTGTTCTTGCCCGCGGCGCGCGTGGCTGAAGCCGCCGTGCTCACCGTAGTGGTAATCGAGTTGCCGCTGGAGTTCGCAATGCCCAGCGAAACGAACCCGGCCCAGAAGTCGTTGAGGCGAGGATGGTGGAGCCGCTCCTCCTCGCGCTCATAGGCCTTCTGCGACGGATCGTCGCGTAGGCTGGTGACTACCTCCGGCTTCACGGTCACGGCGGTGCCGTCGGCTTTCTGGACCTGGACGCCGTCGGCGGTGGTTTCGACCTTGCCCTGGACCTTGCCCGCGTCCTTCAGCGTGACGTTGAGAACCTGGTCGGTCACCAGGTTGGTGATGGAAGCGCGATCAATCTTGATCTCCCCCGCATAGTCCGTCTTCAGCACCACGGTTTTGTCGTCGGCGGTGATGATCTTGCCAGACACACGATCCCCATTTTTCAGGGTGATCTGATCTCCGAAAAGTGTAGCGGCCAAGCCGCACACCAGAATGAACGAGAGGGATATTTTGTTTCTCATAGAATGGCCCATTCGAGCGCGTTCACATCGGCTCGGCACCCCCCACGGAAGCCAGCCGATTATGAGTATTCTCCCATGATGACCGAGGGGGATGCCGAACCCGCGCATGGGCCATTCCGGCAGCGGTTGGCAGTTGAGCTAATTCGCGTCGGATGCGCTGACGCGGAACTTCAAAGTCAGCGGTTTGCCTCGCTCCAGGGTGTAGCCGTCGACCGTCTCGGTCCGGCCGGGGAACGAAGCGCCAACGAAGCCATACGGACGCAGGCACCACTGATATGGGGTGCCCGGATCTTTCGGGTCGGGCGTGATGCGCAGCGAGGCGCGCTTGCCTTCATAGAGCGCAGACAGTTCGGCCCAGGCGTGTGGGACGAGGTCTTCATCCTTGGCGACTACGCCGGTATCCGCCAGAATCGACGTCTGTTCGCGTGGTGCGAAGCGGGCGCTGAAGCCGCCATAGCTCTTGCCTTTCTCGGCGGAGCCACGCAGCGTGACCGCTTCTCCCAGGGCTTCCAAGGTGAGCTCGACATCGAACTCCCGTTTGGCGCCCTTGGCCGGGTAGGCTGTGATCTTCACGGTCTCCTTCACGATCTTGTGATCGCCGGCGTACCAGCCATTTTCCACGGCGAGCGAAGCGGTCTTCTTCACCGAGGGCGGCGAGATCCACTTCTCAAAGCGGTCGCGCAGGTTGGGGAACATCCAGATATCGAACTTCTGACCACCGGTCTCCACAACCGGCCAGGCCCAGAACACGCCGCGATGGTGATAGTGGTCCTTCGGGAAATCGTCCAGCATGGAGACTCCGGCGGGCGTCAGGACCGGGAAGATATAGCAGCAGCGGCGCCGATCTTCGGGTGCGCCCGACTTCAGCTGCGGGCCGTAATTGTACACCAGGGCGGTCTTGCCGTTCTCGAGCAACTCCACGCGCCCGTCCTTGTGATCTCTCCATTCGAGTGGATCCGCGGCCAGCAGTGGCAGGCTGCCGCACAGCGCCAGCAGGGCGATTCTAGTCATGAGAGGCCTTCCTCACTTTCTCTTCGTCCACATCGACGCCTAGGCCCGGCCCGGTGGGAGTGCGTAGCGCCCCGTCTTCCACTTGGAATGGCGCCTTCAGGAAAGAGCCAGCCAGATATTGCAGCCCGTTGAGTGCCGCCGGGTACTTGAGCCCGTAAGCAGCGTAAAGGACCAGCGCGGCGGCCAGGGCTACGTCAGGATCAGTGAGTCCGCTGCCGAGGAACATCAACTTGTTCCGTTCGAGGTATTCCACCTGGAGCCGGGCGTCGTACAGGCCCGCCGTGCGCGCGGGCTTCATGGCGACCCCGTCGAGCAAACCGAGTTTGTGGAACTCCTCCAGGTCGGCGATCGACACCACCCCTTCATCCAGGATGATGGGCAACACGCCCTGCCGTTTCGCGGCGGCGAACCCGCTCAGCCGGTTGGCGGCGACAGGTTGTTCCAGCACGTTCACGCCGGCGTCTTTCAGCTTGGGGATCACCGTGAGCGCCGTGTCCGTGTCATATCCGCCATTAGCGTCGGCCCACAGGAAACAGTCGGGCGCGAAACGGCGCACCGTGCGTGCAAGGTCAACGTCGAACTTGGGATCCGGGGCCACCTTGATATTGAAGTGCTTGTAGCCGCGCCGCCGGCCGTCAGCCAAGGTGCTCTCGGCCTCCGCGATGGACTTGGTGTTCACCGTCCAGCTCAGCACGATCTTGGATAGAGACTTGCGACCCCAGAGCTCAGGCAGGCTCTTGCCCGCGAGCTTCCCGCTAATATCGTGGAGCGCCAGGTCGATGCCCGCCTTGGCGATGGGCATCCCGGTCGAAAACGACGGCGCGATGACCTTGTTCATCACCGCATGAGCACCCGCGATATCGGTGGGATTCCTGCCGGCGAGCGCGGGCGCGAGATAGCCGCGCAGGGCAGTGGTGACCGATTCGAGGGTCTCGTAGCTCCAGGTGGGCAGCGGGACGCTCTGGCCCCAACCGAACGTTCCGTCCTCGCACGTGATCTTGACGAAGGCCGTCTGGCGTTCCGGTTTGGTGAAGAACTTGAAGTACCCGTTCACCGGGTACCGCACAGGAAAGACCTCGATCGAGCGGATGGCGGGCGCCGCGGCGGCG is a window from the uncultured Paludibaculum sp. genome containing:
- a CDS encoding DUF481 domain-containing protein; the encoded protein is MRNKISLSFILVCGLAATLFGDQITLKNGDRVSGKIITADDKTVVLKTDYAGEIKIDRASITNLVTDQVLNVTLKDAGKVQGKVETTADGVQVQKADGTAVTVKPEVVTSLRDDPSQKAYEREEERLHHPRLNDFWAGFVSLGIANSSGNSITTTVSTAASATRAAGKNKITLNFAQLYATQSTTLPHGQTANKVSGGFRIDRDVSKRMFVYGNNGYDYDKFQNLDLRVVVGGGFGYHAWVGKKGYLDVFGGGNWNREKYSQTDTPSITRQIGEVVVGQEMAYQALSKLKLYEKLSLFPNLSETGEYRMNFDATASVPVMKWLELNFGFSDRYISNPVFGNTGNDTIFTTGIRVSFDQTKR
- a CDS encoding DUF6807 family protein is translated as MTRIALLALCGSLPLLAADPLEWRDHKDGRVELLENGKTALVYNYGPQLKSGAPEDRRRCCYIFPVLTPAGVSMLDDFPKDHYHHRGVFWAWPVVETGGQKFDIWMFPNLRDRFEKWISPPSVKKTASLAVENGWYAGDHKIVKETVKITAYPAKGAKREFDVELTLEALGEAVTLRGSAEKGKSYGGFSARFAPREQTSILADTGVVAKDEDLVPHAWAELSALYEGKRASLRITPDPKDPGTPYQWCLRPYGFVGASFPGRTETVDGYTLERGKPLTLKFRVSASDAN
- a CDS encoding enolase C-terminal domain-like protein, with product MMTRRVFAGALPLAGLAAAAPAIRSIEVFPVRYPVNGYFKFFTKPERQTAFVKITCEDGTFGWGQSVPLPTWSYETLESVTTALRGYLAPALAGRNPTDIAGAHAVMNKVIAPSFSTGMPIAKAGIDLALHDISGKLAGKSLPELWGRKSLSKIVLSWTVNTKSIAEAESTLADGRRRGYKHFNIKVAPDPKFDVDLARTVRRFAPDCFLWADANGGYDTDTALTVIPKLKDAGVNVLEQPVAANRLSGFAAAKRQGVLPIILDEGVVSIADLEEFHKLGLLDGVAMKPARTAGLYDARLQVEYLERNKLMFLGSGLTDPDVALAAALVLYAAYGLKYPAALNGLQYLAGSFLKAPFQVEDGALRTPTGPGLGVDVDEEKVRKASHD